DNA sequence from the Oryza brachyantha chromosome 5, ObraRS2, whole genome shotgun sequence genome:
AGAAGCAGAGCAGGGGAGATGAGAAGAAATACTGAGAAGGATCGTTGTTGTGGCGTCGCCAGATGATGGGGTCGTTACTGTCTCCTATGGCCCTCTGATCTGATCTGCTCTGCTCTGATCCGATCTGAATCTGTTTTTTGGCGCCACTTTCCTTCTAGCGCCAGATTGCCTTCCTTCCCGCGCAAAGGGCTGTCCCCCCTGGCCCTCTGATCTGCTCTGATCCGATCTGATTCTGTTTTTTGGCGCCACTTTCCTTCTAGCGCCAGATTGCCTTCCTTCCCGTGCAAAGGGCGACGCCCAATCTTTTTTCGCGCACGCGTGTCCACCTTGGAAAAATCACAcctctccccttccttctCTTTCTACAACGTCCTTATCTCTCGCTATAGCGAGATTACTCACCATGGCGACGCCCTTGCGACGCCTTATGGCAAAGGCGGACGCCCTACACAATCTGGTAAGGCATGGCAGACGCCATGCCCCCTGGCAGCGCCTTAGCGCTGCATCGACGCCTTAGCGACGCCTTAACAACCATGGCGGTAACCTTACCACTCAACACAAGAGGTGACTGAACTCAGGTCAAAATCATcccaaccaaacaccatcTTCTGGATACAGCATCCAGAGatacaaccaaccaaacaggaTCTCATGTCATCTAGGATAAACTCATACAGACAACCAAACACAACCATTGTATGACTTTAATCAGACTGAGAGCAACCAGGCTAGAGGATACGGACCAGGTTGGCATACAAGTAACCAAACAGACCCATATATATCCTTCATGTTAGTATGTTACTATGATCATTGTACAATGGTATATACTTCATGTTACTCTGCTTACAAAAATTCCCAGTTCTCTTAGTGTTAGAAGTGTAGTAATTTGCTGTAGCCTCAAATTTCAGGTGCATCTTTGCTTCCAGTTTATCATCTGGTTCTCCCCCTTGTACTTTCAGGGACAACAATGTCAGCATCAGCTGCGGCGATTCCAACCACTAATACGAATGGGAACCATGCGTTGAGTATTGATTCACACTCCAGTCAAGATGTTAGGCGGCGGACAGTAGTTGCGAAGAAGAAAGCCTCACATGAGCTCCTTGCTGATGGTGGATTCAATGGTACCTCATCGGTTGATAACATCACTGACAAGAAGGATCTTAGTCATACTATCCGTGGAGAGTCAGTTCTTGTGAAATCAAAGTGTCTATCTGAGGCAAGAAAAGATGCAATTGCCTTGACAGCTGCTGCTGACCGTCGAAAGAAGAGTGCTGCTAAACAAGAAAGGGCAAAATTGGAAATCGCCTTAAGTGTGCTGATGAAACTTTGCCTTCTTATTTCAGCCGTCGCTTGGATGGGACAGCTGTTGTGGAGATGGCAAAATGGGGGTTTATCATTCACAACACTGGATATGGAGAACAGGTTGTCCAAGGTGGAAGGGTTCAAGAAGACGACCAAGATGCTTCAGGTGCAGCTGGACGTTTTAGATAAGAAGCTAGGAAATGAGATTGACAAAACAAAGAGGGACATTGCAAAGCAATTCGAGGACAAGGGTCATAAGCTTGAGACAAAGATGAAGGCACTAGAAGGCAAGACCAACAAATTGGATAGTTCACTTGCTGAACTCAGGGATATGGGTTTTGTTTCTAGGAAAGAATTTGATGGGCTTGTTAATCAGTTGAAGACAAAGAAGGGTTTGGATGGTACTATTAGTGATATAAGCTTAGATGATATTAGGTTATTTGCCAAGGAGATAGTTGAGATGGAGATAGAGAGGCATGCAGCAGATGGTCTTCAAATGGTGGATTATGCATTAGCATCTGGTGGGGGTAAAGTAGTTAAGCATTCGGAAGCTTTCAGGAAAGGTAACAGCCTTTTCTCTAGTAGTGGAGCAGCATCACAGAAAATGCTGGAACCAAGTTTTGGGCAGCCTGGAGAGTGCTTTGCACTACAAGGAAGTAGTGGTTATGTGGAGATCAAGCTAAGGACAGGAATAATTCCTGAGGCAGTCACTCTAGAGCATGTTGACAAGGTAAGGTTATTACATCATATTATCATAATTCAATTTAACATCATTCTGTTCTACCTTACATTGCATAAATCATCTTATTTTGTCTTCTTACTGCTCTCATTCTAATTATTATTCCATTCTGTATCCACTGAAAATTTCCAGAAAATCATGTTTTGTAATTTGAGCATCAAATAAGACCTCATTTGCTGAAATACCACCTCAAAACAGGTttatttgaaacaaacccctgcTAAGATAGTATATCTTATGTATGGTTCTAAAGGCAGAACTACGGATGTGCCCAGGTCGACCTGCGGGTAATTTAGGGTCGGCTCTAATTCAACTAATAAACTAAGTttcactataaaataaaatttaatttatttagttgaactaTAACCGACCCTAAATTACCTGTGGGCTGCCCTACGGCCATCCGTAGGCAGAACCCAACTATGTTTTATCTTTTGCTGGATGATTTTGGAGCTATGCCACAAATTGTCCAAGGTACAACACAATTGTTTCTGGAAAAtgtttaaaagcaaaaaagatcACCTCAGTGTGATAGCTAGTAATTGTTGAAATGGAAATATTCCTTTGTTTTGGAGGATACAGGCAAATTGCCAAATCATTGTATCAGTGCATGGCTGATTTCTCCTTATGTATTGACAAGTAGTTTAAATGTTCTGTTCAAGGTCCTTGAGGACAATTCTTGCATGCTATACTAGTCTGCCTCATACCTTCagtggatgaaaaaaaatgaagtgatGCTCAATCATTGCTGAATTGCATCACTGTCTTATGTAAAGCATTATTATTTGATTCCACTTGTGAAATTGAGTCCTTATTCATTAGTAATGATTTTCAAGACATGACACATAAATAGTGCCCTTTTGTCATCTTTTGGTACACAACTGGttattccattttttttgtttgttaattCCATAATCTTATATTATTGAACAGTTAGTATTTGCTGGCTCCATAATCTTATGTTCTTCTGTCCTTTATTTTGTTGAGTCAAGACTTCCGCTCTTTTTTTGCTGTGCTAACTTTTGGAAGATTATGACTTGTCTGGATGCAGAGTGTAGCTTATGATCGATCTAGTGCTCCAAAGGATTTCCAGGTCAGTGGATGGTACGAAGGTCCAGAGGATAACACAGACAAGGAATCACGTGCAGCTCTAGGAGAGTTTTCTTATGACCTTGAGAAGAGCAATGCACAGACCTTCCAACTGGAGATAACCACGTATTCGGGAGTTGTCAACATGGTTCGGCTTGACTTCTCCTCAAACCAGGGAAATTCAGAACTGACATGCATCTATCGC
Encoded proteins:
- the LOC102720326 gene encoding SUN domain-containing protein 1-like, with the protein product MSASAAAIPTTNTNGNHALSIDSHSSQDVRRRTVVAKKKASHELLADGGFNGTSSVDNITDKKDLSHTIRGESVLVKSKCLSEARKDAIALTAAADRRKKSAAKQERAKLEIALSVLMKLCLLISAVAWMGQLLWRWQNGGLSFTTLDMENRLSKVEGFKKTTKMLQVQLDVLDKKLGNEIDKTKRDIAKQFEDKGHKLETKMKALEGKTNKLDSSLAELRDMGFVSRKEFDGLVNQLKTKKGLDGTISDISLDDIRLFAKEIVEMEIERHAADGLQMVDYALASGGGKVVKHSEAFRKGNSLFSSSGAASQKMLEPSFGQPGECFALQGSSGYVEIKLRTGIIPEAVTLEHVDKSVAYDRSSAPKDFQVSGWYEGPEDNTDKESRAALGEFSYDLEKSNAQTFQLEITTYSGVVNMVRLDFSSNQGNSELTCIYRFRVHGKEPVSPNAAAVKA